The window GAAGACCCCGTTGCCGTAGGTGTGGTCGCCGTGGTGGTGGGTGTTCACGACCGTGCGCGGCATCGGGACCCCGGTCGAGGCGACGGCCTCCCGCAGCGCCAGGGCCCGGCGCCGGGTGGCCGCGGTGTCGACGAGGAGCGTCCGGCCGCCGTCGCTCACGAAGCCGGCGTTGTTCAGGCACCAGCCCCCGTCCGGTTGGACGTAGGCGTGGACGCCGGTGGCGGGCTGGACGAGGTACGGCTCTTCGACGATCATCTGCGTGCTCCCCGGGTCGCGTTGACGGGCCGTGGGCATCCTGCCGGCCGTGACGGAGCGCGGGGCGGGCGGGGTGAGGGGGAGCGGCGACGGACCCCGCCCCCGACCGGGACTCGGGTCGGGGGCGGGCGAACCGGCGGGACGGCCCGGGGAGGCGGGCCGGGGAACGCGTCGGTCAGTGGTCGTCGTAGTGGCCGTCGTGCTCGGCGTGCCGGTGCCCGTCGTGCAGGTAGTCGACGTGGTTGCCGTGTCGGACGCTCTGGTGGCCGCAGTCCGCGCCGTGCGCGTGCGCGTGGCCCTCGTGGGTGGTGTGCTCGTCCGTCTCGCACTCGTCCCAGTGGCCGGAGTGCTCCCGGTGCAGATGGCCGTCGTGCGCGTAGTCGACGTGATCGCCGTGCTCGACCTCGGTGTGACCGCAGCCGGGGCCGTGCGCGTGCGCGTGCGTGGGGTGCTCGTGGTGCAGGGTCGTCATGGCGCCGAGGCTAGTGCGGATCATCCGAGATCGCCCCATTTGTGCCGCTGGTTTCCCTCGCGTGTCCGAGCGGGAACGCGCCAGGCGGATCATCCCTTCATCGGCTCAGAGGATCACCGCCACCGCGAAGGCCGCCAGCGCCAGCGTGCACAACGCCGCCCCCACCGCCGAGCGCGGCGCCAACGGCGACGGCCGGTACGCCGCCAGCGCCCGGATCCTTCGGTGCGCCACCCCCAGGAACGCCAGCCACAGCAGCACGATCACCGCCACCCCGGCCACCTCCACCGGAGACCCGGATCCGCGCAGCGCCTGGCGCAGCGCCAGCACCGCCGTCACCGAGCACGCCAGCGTCGTACGCCGCCACGCGAGCCGGGTCCGCTCCGGCTGGAGCCCGGCGTCGCGGCCCCCGGCCGGGCCCGGACCCGGGCCGCTCACCGCGGGGCCGTCCAGCCCAACAGCACGACCGCCATCATCACCACGGCCACCAGACCGACCCCCAGGCTGAGCACGACCGGGAACCGCGACAGCGGCAGGTCCTCGCCCCGCCGCATCGCCCGCTCGCACCGCGCCCAGTGGTTCACCGCCCGCAGGGCGCAGGCCGCGCCCACCGCCAGGAGGGCGAGGGCCATCCCGACCCGTACGCCCCACCGCAGGTCCGGCAGGAACTGGTCCACCGCGAACCCGCCGCCGACCAGCGCCAGCGCGGTGCGGATCCAGGCAAGGAAGGTCCGCTCGTTGGCGAGCGAGAACCGGTAGTCGGGGGTCTCGCCCTCGTCCCTCAGCCTCTCGGGTGCGAACCAGAGCCGCACGTCCTTGACGAAGTCGATCACCTGATCAATCTACTGGCGGGACTCCCGGTGCGCGCGCAGCCGCCGGTAGGCCTCCAGTCCGTCCGGCACCCACGACCACCCGCCGTCCGCCACCCGCTCCGCCAGTTCCTCCTCGGACAGCCAGGTGTGCCAGGCCACCTCCGACTCCTGCGGCCGCACCGGCGCCTCGCAGCGCACCTCGTGCACGTACGACCACCAGGCCCCGCCCGGACCCTCGTACAGGAACTTGAACAGCGGCGTCGGCTGCGCCAACGAGGTCACCCCCAACTCCTCCCCGGCCTCCCGCAGCGCCGCGTGCGGATAGCTCTCCCCGGTGCCCAGCACCCCGCCCACGAACATGTCGTGGTGCGAGGGGAACACCAGCTTCGAGTCGGTCCTGCGGTGCACGAAGATCCGCCCCCGCGCATCCCTGACCTGCACGAACACACACCGGTGGAGGAGCCCCCGGGCGTACACCTCCCCGCGCGGGGCACTGCCCGTCACCCGGTCGTCCCGGTCCACCACGTCCAGCACTTCATCGGAGGCACTCACGGGTTCGTCCCCTCTTCGCTGTTGACTGGTTACCGCTCCGTAGCAAAGGATCTGCCCCACCACCGACCGGAGGACGGGCAGCGCATGACGTACGACGCAGACGTGATCGTGATCGGAGCGGGGCTCGCGGGCCTCGTCGCCACCGCCGAGCTCGTCGACGCGGGCCGCAAGGTCATCCTGCTGGACCAGGAG of the Streptomyces sp. NBC_01426 genome contains:
- a CDS encoding NUDIX hydrolase, which gives rise to MSASDEVLDVVDRDDRVTGSAPRGEVYARGLLHRCVFVQVRDARGRIFVHRRTDSKLVFPSHHDMFVGGVLGTGESYPHAALREAGEELGVTSLAQPTPLFKFLYEGPGGAWWSYVHEVRCEAPVRPQESEVAWHTWLSEEELAERVADGGWSWVPDGLEAYRRLRAHRESRQ
- a CDS encoding DUF202 domain-containing protein, yielding MSGPGPGPAGGRDAGLQPERTRLAWRRTTLACSVTAVLALRQALRGSGSPVEVAGVAVIVLLWLAFLGVAHRRIRALAAYRPSPLAPRSAVGAALCTLALAAFAVAVIL
- a CDS encoding YidH family protein, with protein sequence MIDFVKDVRLWFAPERLRDEGETPDYRFSLANERTFLAWIRTALALVGGGFAVDQFLPDLRWGVRVGMALALLAVGAACALRAVNHWARCERAMRRGEDLPLSRFPVVLSLGVGLVAVVMMAVVLLGWTAPR